The following proteins come from a genomic window of Limnohabitans sp. 103DPR2:
- the ychF gene encoding redox-regulated ATPase YchF, which produces MSLKCGIVGLPNVGKSTLFNALTKAGIAAENYPFCTIEPNTGVVEVPDPRLQELAAIITPERIVPAIVEFVDIAGLVAGASTGEGLGNKFLAHIRETDATINVVRCFEDDNVIHVAGRVDPISDIEVIQTELCLADLTAVEKGLHRVQKTARSGDKESIKLVAILEKCQAALNEGKPVRTIEFSKEERPLLNQFFLITAKPAMFVANVAEDGFENNPLLDKLKAYAAAQNAPVVAICAKLEAEMSEMSDEDRQMFLEELGQSEPGLNRLIRSAYALLGLQTYFTAGVKEVRAWTIHVGDTGPQAAGVIHTDFEKGYIRAQTISYEDFIAYKGEQGAKDAGKMRAEGKEYVVKDGDVMNFLFSS; this is translated from the coding sequence ATGAGCCTCAAATGCGGCATTGTGGGCTTGCCCAACGTTGGCAAGTCCACCCTTTTCAACGCCTTGACCAAAGCTGGCATTGCGGCCGAAAACTACCCTTTCTGCACCATTGAGCCCAATACCGGCGTGGTGGAGGTGCCCGATCCGCGCTTGCAAGAGTTGGCTGCCATCATTACCCCCGAACGCATCGTGCCCGCCATTGTGGAGTTTGTGGACATTGCAGGCTTGGTGGCCGGTGCCAGCACAGGCGAAGGCTTGGGCAACAAATTCTTGGCGCACATCCGTGAAACCGACGCCACCATCAATGTGGTGCGCTGCTTTGAAGACGACAACGTGATTCACGTGGCAGGCCGTGTGGATCCGATCTCCGACATTGAAGTCATTCAAACTGAGTTGTGCTTGGCCGATTTGACGGCGGTGGAAAAAGGTTTGCATCGCGTGCAAAAAACGGCGCGTTCTGGCGACAAAGAGTCGATCAAGTTGGTGGCCATTTTGGAAAAATGCCAAGCCGCCCTGAACGAAGGCAAGCCTGTTCGCACCATTGAGTTCAGCAAAGAAGAACGCCCATTGCTCAATCAATTCTTCTTGATCACGGCCAAGCCCGCCATGTTTGTGGCCAACGTCGCCGAAGACGGTTTTGAAAACAACCCCTTGCTCGACAAATTGAAAGCCTACGCTGCGGCACAAAACGCACCGGTGGTGGCCATTTGCGCCAAGCTCGAAGCCGAAATGTCAGAAATGTCGGACGAAGACCGTCAGATGTTCTTGGAAGAGTTGGGCCAATCCGAGCCGGGTCTGAACCGCTTGATTCGCTCTGCCTATGCCTTGCTGGGTTTGCAAACCTATTTCACCGCTGGCGTGAAAGAAGTGCGCGCTTGGACCATTCATGTGGGCGACACAGGACCCCAAGCAGCAGGTGTGATTCACACGGATTTTGAAAAAGGCTACATCCGTGCGCAGACCATTTCCTACGAAGACTTCATTGCCTACAAAGGCGAGCAGGGCGCCAAAGATGCCGGCAAGATGCGCGCTGAGGGCAAGGAATACGTCGTCAAAGATGGCGACGTGATGAACTTTTTGTTCAGCAGTTAA
- a CDS encoding enoyl-CoA hydratase, which yields MAYENIEVRTEGGKVGIVTLNRPKALNALNGPLMDELGAALKAFDADEAIGCIIVTGSEKAFAAGADISAMAKHNFNDVYKQDFITRNWETIRSIRKPVIAAVSGFALGGGCELAMMCDFIIAADNAKFGQPEIKLGIIPGAGGTQRLPRAIGKSKAMDLVLTGRMMDATEAERSGLVSRVVPTDKLMEETLGAALLICSMGQLAVMAAKESVNRAFESGLTDGVMFERRLFHAMFATDDQKEGMDAFLNKRAPNFTHR from the coding sequence TTGGCCTACGAAAACATAGAAGTCCGCACAGAAGGCGGCAAAGTTGGCATCGTCACCCTGAATCGCCCCAAGGCTCTGAACGCCTTGAACGGTCCTTTGATGGACGAGTTGGGTGCTGCTTTAAAGGCCTTTGACGCCGACGAAGCCATCGGCTGCATCATCGTCACCGGCAGCGAAAAAGCCTTTGCCGCCGGCGCCGACATCTCGGCCATGGCCAAGCACAACTTCAACGACGTCTACAAACAAGACTTCATCACCCGCAACTGGGAAACGATTCGCAGCATTCGAAAGCCAGTCATTGCCGCCGTCAGCGGTTTTGCATTGGGTGGCGGTTGCGAGTTGGCCATGATGTGCGACTTCATCATTGCCGCCGACAACGCCAAGTTTGGTCAGCCTGAAATCAAACTGGGCATCATTCCTGGTGCAGGCGGTACGCAACGTTTGCCCCGCGCCATTGGCAAATCCAAAGCCATGGACCTGGTGCTCACAGGCCGCATGATGGACGCCACGGAAGCCGAACGTTCAGGTTTGGTCAGCCGCGTGGTGCCCACCGACAAACTGATGGAAGAAACATTGGGCGCTGCATTGCTGATTTGCAGCATGGGCCAATTGGCAGTGATGGCCGCCAAAGAAAGCGTGAACCGCGCCTTCGAAAGCGGCCTCACCGATGGCGTGATGTTTGAGCGCCGTTTGTTCCACGCCATGTTTGCCACGGACGATCAAAAAGAAGGCATGGACGCGTTTTTGAACAAGCGCGCACCCAACTTCACACACCGCTGA
- the paaK gene encoding phenylacetate--CoA ligase PaaK, whose protein sequence is MSKASPLPLEPIEKASVDELRSLQLKRLKATLQHAYDNSPVYKAKFDKAGVHPSDCQSLADLAKFPFTTKADLRDSYPYGMFAVPRSGCSRIHASSGTTGKPTVVGYTQRDIDTWATVVARSIRAGGAKPGDMVHVSYGYGLFTGGLGAHYGAEKLGLTVVPFGGGQTERQVQLIQDFKPDIIMVTPSYMLAIADEFERQGIDPRSSSLRIGIFGAEPWTNDMRAAIEQRMGIDAVDIYGLSEVMGPGVASECIETKDGPTIWEDHFYPEIINPETGEPVADGEMGELVFTSLTKEALPIIRYRTRDLTRLLPGTARTMRRMEKITGRSDDMMIIRGVNVFPSQIEELILKRPELAPHYQCVLTREGPMDNLKVAVETRPGMQPDSIEARAAAKMLQHEIKVYIGSSVEIDLRAEGGVERSQGKAKRVLDLRGK, encoded by the coding sequence ATGAGCAAAGCCTCCCCATTGCCCCTAGAGCCAATTGAAAAAGCCAGCGTTGATGAGCTGCGTTCTTTGCAGCTCAAGCGGCTCAAAGCCACGCTGCAACACGCCTACGACAACTCGCCCGTTTACAAGGCCAAGTTTGACAAGGCGGGCGTTCACCCCAGTGATTGCCAATCCTTGGCCGACTTGGCCAAATTCCCCTTCACCACCAAAGCCGATTTGCGCGACAGTTACCCCTACGGCATGTTTGCGGTACCGCGTTCCGGCTGCTCACGCATTCATGCTTCTAGCGGCACCACAGGCAAGCCCACAGTGGTCGGCTACACCCAGCGCGACATTGACACTTGGGCCACCGTGGTTGCGCGAAGCATTCGTGCAGGTGGCGCCAAACCTGGCGACATGGTCCATGTGAGTTATGGCTATGGTTTGTTCACTGGGGGTTTGGGTGCGCACTACGGTGCAGAAAAATTGGGCCTGACCGTTGTGCCATTTGGCGGCGGTCAAACCGAGCGCCAAGTTCAGCTGATTCAAGATTTCAAACCCGACATCATCATGGTCACGCCCAGCTACATGCTGGCCATTGCCGACGAATTTGAGCGTCAGGGCATTGACCCCCGAAGCAGCTCATTGCGTATTGGTATTTTTGGCGCCGAGCCTTGGACCAATGACATGAGAGCGGCCATTGAACAGCGCATGGGCATTGATGCAGTGGACATTTATGGTTTGTCAGAGGTGATGGGCCCTGGCGTGGCCAGCGAATGCATCGAAACCAAAGATGGCCCCACTATTTGGGAAGACCACTTCTACCCTGAAATCATCAACCCCGAAACAGGCGAGCCTGTGGCCGATGGCGAAATGGGCGAGTTGGTGTTCACCAGTTTGACCAAAGAGGCTTTGCCCATCATTCGTTATCGCACCCGCGACTTAACCCGTCTGTTGCCTGGCACAGCACGCACCATGCGCCGTATGGAAAAGATCACAGGCCGTAGCGATGACATGATGATCATTCGCGGTGTCAATGTGTTCCCCTCGCAAATTGAAGAACTCATTTTGAAGCGCCCGGAGCTGGCGCCGCATTACCAGTGCGTGCTGACGCGCGAAGGTCCGATGGACAACTTGAAGGTGGCCGTAGAAACACGCCCCGGCATGCAGCCTGACAGCATTGAAGCGCGTGCAGCTGCCAAGATGTTGCAGCACGAGATCAAGGTCTACATCGGCTCTAGCGTGGAAATTGATTTGCGCGCCGAAGGTGGCGTAGAGCGAAGCCAAGGCAAAGCCAAGCGCGTGCTTGACTTGCGTGGCAAATAA
- a CDS encoding DUF3429 domain-containing protein, giving the protein MNPHADQTRKHVKRLAYAGLIPFVGMAMLLWLIDADLHPFVALALAGYGAAIVSFLGGIHWGIGFRNVARMHNAPLFNFGWGVVPSLLAWIAITMPAYAGLPLLALILIICYTVDRKAYLEAGLQDWLPMRLHLTVVAALSCLIGAAAT; this is encoded by the coding sequence ATGAACCCCCACGCAGATCAAACCCGCAAGCACGTCAAACGCTTGGCCTATGCAGGCCTCATTCCCTTCGTGGGCATGGCCATGTTGTTGTGGCTGATCGATGCCGATCTGCACCCTTTTGTGGCCTTGGCATTGGCAGGCTACGGCGCCGCCATCGTGTCGTTTTTGGGGGGCATCCATTGGGGCATCGGCTTTCGCAATGTGGCGCGCATGCACAACGCCCCCTTGTTTAATTTTGGCTGGGGTGTGGTGCCTTCTTTGCTGGCTTGGATTGCCATCACCATGCCGGCTTATGCGGGCCTGCCCTTGCTGGCCTTGATTTTGATCATTTGCTACACCGTCGATCGCAAAGCCTACCTTGAAGCGGGCTTGCAAGACTGGTTGCCAATGCGCTTGCACCTGACTGTTGTGGCCGCCTTGAGCTGCCTGATTGGCGCTGCCGCCACTTGA
- a CDS encoding M61 family metallopeptidase has product MKKTMPAIHYTVDASQTHSHLFQISLHIAKPDSGQVMSLPVWIPGSYLVREFSKHLQNLKAKQAGKSVGVFQDHKSQWHIDCKNTAALELTYEVYAFDNSVRTAWLDTQRGFFNGTSLCLRVHGQEDVAHGLTLKAHKGSTWSVATGLQSIKVNKQGFGEYLASNYDELVDCPFEMGNFWRGEFTACGIPHEFVIAGAMASFDGARLLADTQKICETEIKFWHEKKPAAHAPYKRYVFMLNAVEEGYGGLEHRNSTALICNRRDLPSLDMKKMSEGYVTLLGLISHEYFHTWNVKQLRPAEFKRYDYTQENYTELLWFFEGFTSYYDDLLLRRAKLIDDAQYFKLLNKTINLVLQAPGRQVQSVAQASFDAWVKYYRQDENTPNATISYYTKGALVALCIDLTLRAEGTSNLDNVMRGLWVRCKGGPLREADLLAELEMQTGRSWKKELKAWVHSTQELPLKTLLSSHGVVVHEDAPQMAQRLGLRVLEAQGVVQVKAVLRGGAAEKAGMAAGDEWWAVASAKAKSQTWRLKKLEDLSLLLGNEKKAVATITRDQKVFALALTLPSDVHTWRLSQTSTSLNARTSAWLDGA; this is encoded by the coding sequence ATGAAGAAAACAATGCCTGCCATTCACTACACCGTTGACGCCAGTCAAACCCACAGCCACCTTTTTCAAATTTCATTGCACATTGCCAAGCCCGATTCGGGTCAGGTGATGTCACTGCCCGTGTGGATTCCTGGCAGCTACTTGGTGCGCGAGTTTTCTAAACACCTGCAAAACCTCAAAGCCAAACAAGCAGGCAAATCCGTCGGGGTGTTTCAAGACCATAAAAGCCAGTGGCACATCGATTGCAAAAATACCGCAGCCCTTGAATTGACCTACGAGGTCTATGCGTTTGACAATTCAGTGCGCACCGCATGGCTGGACACTCAACGCGGTTTCTTCAATGGCACCAGCCTGTGCTTGCGTGTCCATGGCCAAGAAGACGTGGCGCATGGTCTCACGCTGAAAGCACACAAAGGCTCAACGTGGTCTGTAGCCACAGGCTTGCAAAGCATCAAGGTCAACAAACAAGGTTTTGGCGAGTACCTTGCGTCTAATTACGACGAGTTGGTCGATTGTCCGTTTGAGATGGGCAACTTCTGGCGGGGCGAGTTCACAGCCTGCGGCATCCCCCACGAATTTGTCATTGCAGGGGCCATGGCTTCATTTGATGGCGCGCGCTTGTTGGCTGACACGCAAAAAATTTGCGAAACAGAAATCAAGTTTTGGCATGAGAAAAAACCTGCTGCCCATGCCCCCTACAAACGTTACGTCTTCATGCTCAATGCGGTTGAAGAGGGTTATGGCGGTCTAGAGCATCGCAACTCCACCGCCTTGATTTGCAATCGGCGCGATCTGCCTTCTTTGGACATGAAAAAAATGTCCGAAGGCTATGTCACTTTGTTGGGCCTCATCAGCCACGAGTATTTCCACACCTGGAATGTGAAACAACTGCGCCCCGCCGAGTTCAAGCGCTACGACTACACCCAAGAGAATTACACCGAATTGCTGTGGTTCTTTGAAGGCTTCACCAGCTACTACGACGACCTGCTGCTGCGCCGCGCCAAATTGATTGACGATGCGCAGTACTTCAAACTGCTCAACAAAACCATCAACCTGGTTTTGCAGGCACCAGGGCGGCAGGTACAAAGTGTGGCGCAAGCCAGTTTTGACGCGTGGGTGAAGTACTACCGCCAAGACGAAAACACACCCAACGCCACCATCAGCTACTACACCAAGGGTGCATTGGTGGCTTTGTGCATTGACCTCACCCTGCGCGCCGAAGGCACGTCTAATTTGGACAACGTGATGCGCGGCTTGTGGGTGCGCTGCAAAGGGGGCCCCTTGCGTGAAGCAGATTTGTTGGCCGAGTTGGAAATGCAAACCGGCAGAAGCTGGAAGAAGGAACTCAAAGCTTGGGTGCACAGCACGCAAGAGTTGCCACTCAAAACTTTGCTGTCCTCGCACGGTGTGGTAGTTCACGAAGATGCGCCACAAATGGCACAGCGCTTGGGCCTGCGTGTACTCGAGGCACAAGGCGTGGTGCAAGTCAAAGCGGTGCTGCGTGGCGGCGCTGCAGAAAAAGCAGGCATGGCCGCTGGCGATGAATGGTGGGCCGTGGCCAGTGCCAAAGCCAAGTCACAAACTTGGCGCTTGAAAAAACTGGAAGACTTGTCGCTGCTGCTGGGCAATGAGAAAAAAGCCGTGGCCACCATCACGCGTGATCAAAAGGTGTTTGCACTGGCGCTGACATTGCCCAGCGATGTGCACACTTGGCGCTTAAGCCAAACAAGTACTTCGCTCAACGCCCGCACCAGCGCTTGGCTGGACGGGGCTTAG
- a CDS encoding FAD-dependent monooxygenase encodes MTHSSTPFDVCIRGAGIVGRSLALLLAAQQLRVALVHKGAGDPSETGHSDVRAYSLNTASKQLLSDLRCWPEGDACTPILQMQIQGDQGGDLRFDAAAQGVEALNWMVDVPVLEAKLAQAVAYQTYIEEMTEPAMAPLTVICEGRASQSRAELGVNFEIKHYAQHALACRIQTSEAHHQVARQWFQTTHGPEILALLPIGGKNSHAWAVVWSLTPERAQNLLHADAADFCAQLASACEPVAGPVQLTSERAVWPLQLAKAERWIGVMPQTTATSKLQAFALAGDAAHAIHPLAGQGLNVGLGDVAELARVIETKEFWRPLNDPKLLRRYERARQAEVLAMGWVTDGLQSLFAQPALPLQKLRNWGMSGFNQFSPLKKWMAQHAMKSAS; translated from the coding sequence ATGACGCACTCTTCCACCCCTTTTGACGTCTGCATTCGAGGCGCCGGCATTGTGGGCCGCAGCTTGGCCTTGCTGTTGGCGGCGCAGCAGTTGCGCGTGGCCTTGGTTCACAAGGGTGCCGGAGACCCTTCCGAGACGGGTCACAGTGATGTGCGCGCCTATTCCCTGAACACGGCGTCCAAGCAATTGCTGTCTGATCTGCGTTGCTGGCCCGAAGGCGATGCCTGTACCCCCATTTTGCAAATGCAGATTCAAGGCGATCAAGGCGGTGATTTGCGCTTTGATGCCGCAGCGCAAGGCGTTGAAGCCTTGAACTGGATGGTCGATGTGCCCGTGCTGGAAGCCAAATTGGCGCAAGCAGTGGCTTATCAAACCTACATTGAAGAGATGACCGAGCCTGCAATGGCCCCCCTCACCGTGATCTGCGAAGGACGCGCCAGCCAATCCCGTGCAGAGTTGGGCGTTAACTTTGAGATCAAGCATTACGCACAACACGCGCTGGCCTGCCGCATTCAAACCTCTGAAGCGCACCACCAAGTAGCGCGTCAGTGGTTTCAAACCACACATGGCCCCGAAATCTTGGCCCTCCTGCCCATTGGCGGTAAAAACAGCCATGCGTGGGCGGTGGTGTGGTCCCTCACGCCAGAGCGCGCACAAAATTTGTTGCACGCAGATGCCGCCGATTTTTGTGCGCAACTGGCATCTGCCTGCGAACCAGTGGCCGGCCCCGTTCAACTGACCAGCGAGCGCGCTGTGTGGCCCTTGCAGTTGGCCAAAGCTGAGCGATGGATTGGCGTGATGCCGCAAACCACAGCCACTTCAAAACTCCAAGCCTTTGCATTGGCAGGTGATGCGGCGCATGCCATTCACCCATTGGCTGGCCAAGGCTTGAATGTAGGCTTGGGCGACGTGGCCGAATTGGCCCGTGTGATTGAAACCAAAGAATTCTGGCGGCCCTTGAACGATCCCAAACTGCTGCGCCGTTACGAGCGCGCACGACAAGCCGAAGTCTTGGCCATGGGCTGGGTCACGGACGGTCTTCAAAGCTTGTTTGCCCAGCCTGCCTTGCCTCTGCAAAAACTTCGCAACTGGGGCATGTCGGGCTTCAACCAATTCAGTCCCCTGAAAAAATGGATGGCCCAACACGCCATGAAATCTGCATCTTGA
- a CDS encoding DsbC family protein, with the protein MRLIQAFTATCLLLCNTSLWAQDANLKKTLAERLPSLPKIEEVSKTPMPGVFEIRVQGNEIFYTDAKGDFLIQGALIDTKQKRNLTEERNDKLSAIPFDSLPLKYAFTQVKGNGKRKLVVFADPNCGYCKRFERDLQKIDNVTIYHMMYPVLGEDSKVKSRNIACAKDRAKTWNDWMLQGIAPPAVACDNHNIDAIVEFGKKNRINGTPTLFVADGTRVPGAIEAAQIESLLNGVKP; encoded by the coding sequence ATGCGCTTGATTCAAGCTTTCACCGCCACATGCCTGCTCCTTTGCAACACCAGCCTTTGGGCACAAGACGCCAACTTGAAAAAAACCTTGGCCGAGCGTTTGCCGTCGCTGCCCAAAATTGAAGAGGTCAGCAAGACGCCCATGCCTGGCGTGTTTGAAATTCGTGTGCAGGGCAATGAGATTTTTTACACCGACGCCAAAGGCGATTTCCTGATTCAAGGCGCACTCATTGACACCAAGCAAAAGCGCAACCTGACCGAAGAGCGCAACGATAAACTCTCGGCCATTCCATTCGACAGCCTGCCGCTTAAGTATGCCTTCACACAAGTCAAGGGAAATGGCAAACGCAAACTGGTTGTCTTTGCCGACCCGAATTGCGGCTACTGCAAACGCTTTGAACGCGACCTGCAAAAAATCGACAACGTCACCATCTATCACATGATGTACCCCGTGTTGGGCGAAGACTCTAAAGTCAAATCGCGCAACATTGCCTGCGCCAAAGACCGCGCCAAAACATGGAATGACTGGATGCTGCAAGGCATCGCACCGCCTGCCGTCGCTTGTGACAACCACAACATTGACGCCATCGTCGAGTTTGGTAAGAAGAACCGCATCAACGGCACGCCCACACTTTTTGTGGCCGATGGCACGCGTGTGCCAGGCGCCATTGAAGCCGCTCAAATTGAATCTCTCTTGAATGGTGTCAAGCCATGA
- the paaI gene encoding hydroxyphenylacetyl-CoA thioesterase PaaI, with translation MSTYANPVAAPSQAAIELAKQVGVSMFAVDTASKDTMGMELISCEPGRAVIRMEVKELHLNGHKICHGGFIFTLADSTFAFACNSYNKVAVAAGCSIEFLKSGQLGDVLTCVGQEQTLSGRHGIYDMKVTNQKGEVIAMFRGKSAQIPGTVIPE, from the coding sequence ATGAGCACGTATGCAAATCCTGTAGCAGCCCCTTCACAAGCCGCCATCGAGTTGGCCAAGCAAGTGGGCGTGTCGATGTTTGCAGTCGACACGGCCAGCAAAGACACCATGGGCATGGAACTCATTTCCTGCGAACCTGGCCGCGCCGTCATTCGCATGGAAGTCAAAGAACTTCATTTGAACGGTCACAAAATTTGCCATGGCGGTTTCATCTTCACCTTGGCCGACTCCACCTTTGCCTTCGCCTGCAACAGCTACAACAAGGTGGCTGTGGCAGCAGGATGCAGCATTGAATTTTTAAAATCCGGCCAATTGGGCGATGTGCTCACTTGTGTAGGACAAGAACAAACACTGAGTGGCCGTCACGGCATTTACGACATGAAAGTGACCAACCAAAAGGGCGAGGTCATTGCCATGTTCCGCGGCAAGAGCGCGCAGATTCCAGGTACCGTGATCCCCGAATAA
- a CDS encoding enoyl-CoA hydratase-related protein, whose product MTQDSTLSVTFEKRGAVALVTLNRPQALNSFTRQMHHDLWVAFDQAEADPEIRAVVLTGAGRGFCAGADLSEFDFTPGPDMVKRSDPGPIIDQAFNPSTRRIQSLRMPIIAAVNGVAAGAGASIAMACDIAIASPNASFIQAFSKIGLIPDAGSSWLLVERLGMPRALALAMTGDKLGAQQAKEWGVIWDVADDALAAAMAMAEKLAVMPTKALVATRKLMMGAHTRSLSEQLDQERDAQSALGKTHDYFEGVKAFLEKRPAQFKGE is encoded by the coding sequence ATGACCCAAGACAGCACTTTATCTGTGACCTTCGAAAAACGCGGTGCCGTGGCCTTGGTCACGCTCAACCGTCCGCAGGCACTGAACAGTTTCACCCGTCAAATGCACCATGACCTGTGGGTGGCATTTGATCAAGCGGAAGCCGATCCAGAAATTCGCGCCGTGGTGCTGACAGGTGCAGGCCGCGGATTTTGCGCCGGTGCCGATTTGTCTGAATTTGATTTCACGCCCGGCCCCGACATGGTAAAGCGCTCTGATCCCGGCCCCATCATTGACCAAGCCTTCAATCCCAGCACGCGCCGCATTCAATCGCTGCGCATGCCCATCATTGCGGCGGTCAATGGCGTCGCGGCTGGCGCGGGCGCCTCAATCGCCATGGCCTGCGACATTGCCATTGCCTCACCCAATGCCAGCTTCATTCAGGCCTTTAGCAAGATTGGCTTGATCCCTGATGCCGGCAGCAGTTGGTTGTTGGTCGAACGCTTGGGCATGCCTCGCGCGTTGGCCTTGGCCATGACGGGCGACAAATTGGGCGCACAACAAGCCAAAGAGTGGGGCGTGATTTGGGATGTGGCCGATGACGCATTGGCCGCGGCCATGGCCATGGCCGAAAAATTGGCCGTCATGCCCACCAAGGCTTTGGTGGCCACGCGCAAACTCATGATGGGCGCGCACACCCGCAGCTTGTCTGAGCAGCTGGACCAAGAGCGCGATGCGCAATCGGCGCTGGGCAAAACGCACGATTACTTTGAAGGCGTGAAAGCCTTTTTGGAAAAGCGCCCCGCGCAATTTAAAGGCGAATGA
- a CDS encoding nucleotidyltransferase family protein: MTQARFDCTLPAPCPRLRVVAIVLAAGTASRMGGRPKCLLQRDGQTLLQRLLERLETAGIDETVLVLGHHADAVQKVLDTSTPAHTFGRKTLHRVLNPQPTDGQNSSLHLGLAKAQSLAPDWLMVALADQPLLETQDLQDLVAAVKHAPPGTQMLQPQVAKPGESAQPGNPVMLSNVVMTDLLQKGQSLGTTDLSKLPGGKEWRQRNPAQFHPWTTANVHYRVDMDTPDDLATLQRQYGIQLVWGQGL, translated from the coding sequence ATGACCCAAGCCCGCTTTGATTGCACCCTCCCCGCACCCTGCCCACGCCTTCGCGTGGTGGCCATTGTGTTGGCAGCAGGCACCGCGTCCCGCATGGGGGGACGACCCAAATGCCTGTTGCAACGCGACGGCCAAACGCTGCTCCAGCGCCTGCTAGAGCGCCTGGAGACGGCAGGCATTGACGAAACCGTGCTGGTTCTGGGCCACCACGCCGACGCTGTTCAAAAGGTACTGGACACCTCAACCCCTGCCCACACCTTTGGGCGTAAGACCCTCCACCGCGTGCTGAACCCCCAACCTACAGATGGTCAAAACAGCTCTTTGCACCTGGGTCTGGCCAAGGCACAAAGTTTGGCGCCCGATTGGTTGATGGTGGCACTTGCAGACCAACCCCTGCTTGAGACGCAAGACCTTCAAGACTTGGTGGCCGCTGTGAAACACGCGCCCCCTGGCACGCAAATGCTCCAACCCCAGGTCGCAAAACCTGGCGAATCGGCACAACCGGGCAATCCTGTGATGTTGAGCAACGTGGTCATGACCGACCTCCTTCAAAAGGGCCAAAGCTTGGGCACCACAGATCTGTCCAAGCTGCCTGGTGGCAAGGAATGGCGGCAACGCAACCCTGCCCAGTTTCATCCTTGGACCACAGCCAATGTGCATTACCGAGTTGACATGGATACGCCCGACGACTTGGCGACATTGCAAAGGCAATACGGCATTCAACTGGTCTGGGGCCAAGGTCTTTGA
- a CDS encoding MATE family efflux transporter yields the protein MQHALTTAPIVPTIWRLALPNGLAMTAAALVSIAETWYVGQLGIMPLAGMALVFPLVMLQQMLSAGSMGGGITSAVSRAMGANNLEKANALVLHAAIIGLSIGLLFTVVFSLFSEFIFSALGGKGEALAQCLLYAHVAFAGSISVWLTNGLASVIRGSGNMRTPSKALLITCLVQVVLSAVLGLGFGPVPSFGMVGIATGFLIAFTGSALYFLWFLRSENSTLRLNFHSPLSKELFVDILKVGGMSSISSVLTVATILVVTRLIANFGPESLAGYGIGTRLEFLLVPITFSFGVACLPMVGMALGAKLVARAKKVAWTGAMMAASLVGCIGLVVMLWPGLWANLFSSNPLVLASASQYFLTVGPCYGFFALGLCLYFASQGAGKLWGPIMAGTFRLVTVAAGGVWLSQNNGTADQMFVVIAAGMVSYGVLTALTVWKTNWAR from the coding sequence TTGCAACACGCACTGACCACCGCGCCCATCGTTCCAACGATCTGGCGCTTAGCGTTGCCCAACGGCTTGGCCATGACGGCCGCCGCCTTGGTCAGCATTGCCGAGACTTGGTACGTTGGCCAATTGGGCATCATGCCCTTGGCTGGCATGGCACTGGTTTTTCCATTGGTCATGTTGCAACAAATGCTGTCGGCAGGCTCGATGGGGGGTGGCATCACCTCGGCTGTGAGCCGCGCCATGGGCGCGAACAACTTGGAGAAAGCCAATGCATTGGTGTTACACGCCGCCATCATTGGTTTGAGCATTGGCCTGTTGTTCACGGTGGTGTTTTCGCTCTTCAGTGAGTTCATTTTCAGCGCACTGGGCGGCAAGGGCGAGGCGCTTGCGCAATGCTTGTTGTATGCACATGTTGCGTTTGCCGGTTCTATCAGTGTTTGGCTCACCAATGGCTTGGCTTCTGTGATTCGCGGGTCTGGCAATATGCGCACCCCCTCCAAAGCTTTGCTCATCACATGCTTGGTCCAGGTGGTCTTGAGCGCAGTTCTAGGTCTGGGCTTCGGGCCGGTGCCCAGCTTTGGCATGGTGGGTATTGCGACGGGTTTCTTGATTGCTTTTACGGGCAGTGCACTTTACTTTCTTTGGTTTCTGCGCTCAGAAAACAGCACCCTTCGTTTGAACTTCCACAGTCCGCTGTCTAAAGAATTGTTTGTGGACATCCTCAAAGTGGGCGGCATGTCCAGCATTTCCTCTGTGCTGACCGTGGCCACCATTTTGGTGGTGACGCGTTTGATTGCCAACTTTGGCCCTGAATCTTTGGCGGGTTATGGTATCGGCACACGCCTGGAATTTTTGTTGGTACCCATCACCTTCTCCTTTGGCGTTGCATGCTTGCCCATGGTGGGCATGGCCTTGGGTGCCAAGCTTGTGGCGCGCGCCAAAAAGGTGGCTTGGACTGGCGCCATGATGGCTGCTTCCTTGGTGGGTTGCATCGGTTTGGTCGTGATGCTGTGGCCGGGCTTGTGGGCCAATTTGTTCAGCAGCAACCCCTTGGTCTTGGCCAGCGCAAGCCAATACTTTCTGACGGTGGGGCCTTGTTATGGTTTCTTCGCATTGGGCTTGTGCCTGTACTTTGCATCACAAGGTGCTGGTAAGTTGTGGGGACCCATCATGGCGGGCACCTTCCGCTTGGTGACGGTTGCCGCAGGTGGCGTCTGGTTATCGCAGAACAATGGCACGGCAGACCAGATGTTCGTGGTCATTGCAGCCGGCATGGTCAGCTATGGCGTGCTCACCGCTTTGACCGTTTGGAAAACCAACTGGGCGCGATAA